Proteins from a genomic interval of Uloborus diversus isolate 005 chromosome 4, Udiv.v.3.1, whole genome shotgun sequence:
- the LOC129220614 gene encoding tigger transposable element-derived protein 3-like, with translation MSLSASSKSSDLNIVVKQEILPECDESLQSSSQRKAFAEQGISPFPKSSDSNVIVNQEILTKCDEFLQPSRQRDASAELGVSSPSKKRQLTTTEEQDVRRLYDEILQPKETTPKAGPSPSPKPRRDLSAIEKLEILRKYDEFLQPISQREASSKLGISQALLSRLLKSRKELQNSAQENGTRKRKREGKCAKVEEALLKWFSDATILKMSTNRKALLEKARELAQGFGISDFVPTDGWLSRWKERNCLTSKKGPPPSADETALDDSQYSTLNEQWPMVEQWRLTKPKMLLKTFKEDDIYFCAEMALYYRAFPDASFVLKSRSQQDDEQEDRITILATCNMTGTDRRQLLVIGKDENPSCFEGLSLPIAYKSNRNAWITKRIFAEFLGRWDRQLKMEEKKIALVLSDSHVHLNYATEMIHMKHFPSAMFYFLQTNIIKELKSRYRREMRQRIVRRASESCIHRDAGELAREIDLREAVHMLCKSWEELEASFVRSAFLEMGFGKFDEATSSMKSCDIDDELQLWNEIDEDVPTSAGPDDDPDAEESAAKVKKVEEDVKPTLAPTPSEVQEALSVLRRHLELTGGSREEFINLYKVQADAQRHLRLCEGKNSNTL, from the coding sequence atgagtttgTCTGCATCTtctaaatcaagtgatttaaatATTGTCGTAAAACAGGAAATCCTTCCAGAGTGTGATGAATCCCTGCAATCCAGCAGTCAGAGAAAAGCGTTCGCAGAACAGGGAATTTCACCCTTTCCCAAATCTAGTGACTCAAATGTCATCGTAAATCAGGAAATTCTAACAAAGTGTGATGAATTCTTGCAACCTAGTAGACAAAGAGACGCTTCGGCAGAACTTGGTGTTTCATCACCTTCCAAAAAAAGACAGTTAACTACCACCGAGGAACAGGACGTTCGGCGATTGTATGATGAAATCTTGCAACCCAAAGAAACTACGCCAAAAGCCGGCCCTTCACCCTCTCCCAAGCCAAGAAGAGATTTAAGTGCCATCGAGAAACTGGAAATCCTGCGAAAGTATGATGAATTCCTGCAACCGATTAGCCAGAGGGAAGCTTCGTCCAAACTCGGCATTTCACAGGCGCTGCTGTCTCGACTTCTAAAATCGCGGAAAGAATTGCAGAACTCTGCTCAAGAAAACGGAACTAGAAAAAGGAAACGTGAAGGGAAGTGCGCCAAGGTGGAAGAAGCGCTCCTCAAGTGGTTCTCTGATGCCACGATCCTCAAAATGTCCACCAACAGGAAAGCCCTCCTTGAGAAGGCGAGAGAGTTGGCCCAGGGTTTTGGGATATCAGATTTCGTGCCAACTGACGGGTGGCTGTCGAGGTGGAAGGAGAGAAACTGTCTGACTTCTAAGAAAGGTCCACCACCCAGTGCAGACGAGACTGCTCTGGATGATTCCCAGTACTCAACTCTCAACGAACAGTGGCCGATGGTGGAGCAATGGCGGCTCACGAAACCGAAGATGCTCCTCAAGACCTTCAAAGAGGACGACATATACTTTTGTGCTGAGATGGCTCTCTATTACAGGGCTTTCCCCGATGCTTCGTTCGTCCTGAAAAGCAGATCGCAACAAGACGATGAGCAGGAGGACAGAATCACAATCTTGGCAACTTGCAACATGACGGGCACCGACAGAAGGCAGCTTTTGGTCATCGGGAAAGATGAGAACCCTTCCTGCTTCGAAGGCCTGTCATTACCCATCGCCTACAAGAGCAATCGAAATGCCTGGATAACCAAACGGATATTCGCAGAGTTCTTAGGCCGTTGGGACAGACAGCTTAAGATGGAGGAGAAGAAAATCGCCCTGGTGCTCAGTGATTCCCATGTGCACCTCAACTACGCTACGGAGATGATCCATATGAAACATTTCCCGTCGGCCATGTTCTACTTCCTCCAGACCAACATCATCAAGGAGTTGAAATCCCGGTACAGGAGGGAGATGCGACAGAGGATCGTCCGCAGGGCAAGCGAGAGCTGCATACACAGGGATGCTGGAGAGTTGGCTCGAGAGATTGACCTCCGGGAAGCAGTCCACATGCTCTGCAAATCCTGGGAGGAGTTAGAGGCGAGTTTCGTCCGCAGTGCCTTCCTCGAAATGGGATTCGGGAAGTTCGACGAAGCCACTTCTTCGATGAAATCCTGTGACATCGACGACGAACTTCAACTGTGGAACGAGATCGATGAGGATGTGCCGACGTCCGCCGGACCCGACGACGACCCCGACGCGGAAGAATCTGCCGCGAAAGTCAAGAAGGTGGAAGAGGACGTGAAACCCACCTTGGCTCCTACACCTTCGGAGGTACAGGAAGCTTTATCCGTTTTGCGGAGACACCTGGAACTCACAGGTGGGTCGCGGGAAGAGTTCATCAACCTGTACAAAGTCCAAGCAGACGCCCAGAGACACTTGAGACTGTGCGAAGGAAAAAACTCGAACACTCTCTGA